A window of the Cicer arietinum cultivar CDC Frontier isolate Library 1 chromosome 6, Cicar.CDCFrontier_v2.0, whole genome shotgun sequence genome harbors these coding sequences:
- the LOC105852291 gene encoding putative E3 ubiquitin-protein ligase RING1a: MSSRQKRSREEPLEATETDISEVIDADTDEDEEEEVEEEEYVTIDMSLVRKEVECPICLGIIRKTSTVMECLHRFCRKCIDKSMRLGNKECPSCRTHLASRRSLKDDPNYDILIATLFPNIDKFEEEEFASLEEELGLPKKGI, from the exons ATGTCGTCAAGACAGAAACGTTCTCGCGAGGAGCCTCTTGAAGCCACTGAGACTGATATTTCTGAAGTTATAGACG CTGACactgatgaagatgaagaagaagaagtagaAGAAGAAGA ATATGTGACTATCGATATGTCACTTGTACGCAAGGAGGTTGAGTGTCCTATTTGTCTTG gCATCATTCGGAAAACAAGTACAGTAATGGAATGCTTACACCGCTTTTGCAGAAAGTGCATAGACAAATCTATGCGCCTTGG CAACAAAGAATGTCCTAGTTGCCGTACACATTTGGCTAGTCGACGCTCACTAAAAGATGACCCAAACTATGATATCTTGATTGCTACTCTCTTTCCAAACATTGACAAGTTTGAGGAAGAG GAATTTGCTTCGCTTGAAGAAGAGTTGGGTCTTCCTAAGAAG GGGATTTGA
- the LOC113787115 gene encoding uncharacterized protein, with translation MPFFLLKNTLGAKMKKGIRTFCNSDGSTSTLNQQNSTIGNIGGDITSSKVSSPFLQCDEHSNSNSKQNTPTLEDLILQLEMEEELARKEKLNEYSGIKGRMSCVNNSDILRSARNALNQYPRFSLDGRDSMYRSSFGTIEERRRSVCSEKNLRGKLVEENDDDDDDKKVLCFPPKVAGERVVWCKPGVVAKLMGLEAIPVPIGRKRCENRDKKSSVVGRRQNLMRRRFEKHDLERKFIGMDMQGNYGDEFVRRRNRSGFCSKNNGYCIVKPVSLEAMAGGPASWQPKRYV, from the coding sequence ATGCCATTCTTTCTTCTCAAAAACACTTTAGGAGCCAAAATGAAAAAAGGCATAAGAACATTCTGCAACAGTGATGGATCAACCTCAACACTGAATCAACAAAATAGTACTATTGGCAATATTGGAGGTGACATCACAAGTAGCAAGGTAAGCTCACCTTTTTTGCAATGCGATGaacattcaaattcaaattcgaaGCAGAACACACCGACACTCGAAGATTTGATACTACAATTAGAAATGGAGGAAGAGTTAGCAAGGAAAGAAAAGCTAAATGAATATAGTGGAATAAAAGGAAGAATGTCATGTGTTAACAACTCTGACATATTGAGATCTGCAAGGAATGCTTTGAATCAATATCCAAGGTTTTCACTTGATGGAAGAGATTCAATGTATAGATCATCTTTTGGAACTatagaagaaagaagaagatcGGTTTGTAGTGAGAAAAATTTAAGAGGAAAGTTAGTAGAAgagaatgatgatgatgatgatgataagaaGGTTTTGTGCTTTCCACCAAAAGTTGCAGGGGAGAGAGTGGTTTGGTGTAAACCAGGTGTTGTGGCTAAGTTAATGGGTTTGGAAGCAATTCCAGTGCCAATTGGTAGAAAAAGATGTGAAAATAGAGACAAGAAAAGTAGTGTTGTTGGTAGGAGGCAAAATTTAATGAGAAGGAGATTTGAGAAGCATGATTTGGAGAGAAAATTTATAGGTATGGATATGCAGGGTAATTATGGTGATGAGTTTGTTAGAAGAAGAAATAGGTCTGGTTTTTGCTCTAAAAATAATGGATATTGTATTGTGAAACCTGTTTCTCTTGAAGCTATGGCAGGAGGTCCTGCTAGTTGGCAACCAAAGAGATATGTTtag
- the LOC101513620 gene encoding putative E3 ubiquitin-protein ligase RING1a, protein MPAQKRSHDEALQEIEINSEEQPKDEVESDQNRSSDSEEEEEEEYVAIKLSDVRKEVQCPICLGIIRKTRTVMECLHRFCRECIDKSMRLGNNECPTCRTHCASRRSLRDDPNYDALIAAIYPDIDKYEEEELAMHEDEMTRHKQIQASIAQTHQRQSEALSKKRNAKATAVAFMRSQGNYRASHPRRRRNFRNAGDFQVSNDNEGMHDNDGGKDLCSDDGQTETQPRRCKRGGEQETQFPQHSASTDPDGVGDEITPEVNREIISASGTLSWGKNGHRSHSRVNGKNAKNNRISRLVEHIRNSAANDYELSVFLKLVSLDEQRIRSLDEPCLTCKPTTSVKILCKHVANETALPADEVELWLVLKPQVSIVGGERTIDPDKDIFRVLGDQETLAELLATYENTSRGYLVMAYKRKLQNSDTVGLS, encoded by the exons ATGCCGGCACAGAAGCGTTCTCACGACGAGGCTCTCCAAGAGATTGAGATAAACAGCGAGGAGCAACCTAAAGATGAAGTCG AATCGGATCAAAACCGTTCATCTGACagcgaagaagaagaagaagaaga ATATGTGGCTATAAAATTGTCAGATGTACGCAAAGAAGTTCAGTGTCCTATCTGCCTTG GCATCATTCGAAAAACAAGAACCGTAATGGAATGCCTGCATCGCTTTTGCAGAGAGTGCATAGACAAATCCATGCGCCTTGG TAACAATGAATGTCCTACTTGCCGCACACATTGTGCTAGCCGACGCTCACTGAGAGATGATCCGAACTATGATGCCTTGATTGCTGCTATCTATCCAGATATTGACAAGTATGAGGAAGAG GAATTGGCTATGCATGAGGATGAGATGACTCGCCATAAGCAG ATCCAAGCATCCATTGCCCAAACGCATCAACGGCAATCAGAAGCATTGAGTAAGAAACGAAATGCCAAAGCAACAGCAGTGGCTTTTATGAGATCACAAGGCAACTATCGAGCTTCACATCCAAGACGCCGAAGAAACTTTAGAAATGCAGGTGACTTTCAGGTATCCAATGACAATGAAGGTATGCATGATAATGATGGAGGAAAGGACTTATGTTCCGACGATGGGCAGACAGAAACCCAGCCAAGAAGATGCAAAAGAGGCGGAGAACAAGAAACACAATTTCCTCAGCATTCTGCCTCTACTGATCCAGATGGAGTTGGTGATGAAATTACTCCAGAAGTAAATAGAGAAATCATAAGTGCATCTGGTACACTTTCGTGGGGAAAAAATGGTCACCGAAGTCACAGCCGAGTTAATGGAAAGAATGCCAAAAACAATCGCATCTCCAGATTGGTTGAACATATTCGTAACTCGGCAGCAAATGATTATGAG CTGTCTGTCTTTCTCAAgcttgtctcattggatgagcaAAGAATACGAAGTTTGGACGAGCCATGCCTTACTTGCAAGCCTACTACGTCAGTCAAGATACTGTGCAAG CATGTTGCAAATGAAACTGCACTGCCTGCGGATGAAGTTGAATTATGGTTGGTATTAAAGCCACAAGTTAGCATTGTAGGAGGTGAAAGAACCATTGATCCAGACAAAGATATTTTTCGTGTTCTAGGAGACCAAGAAACATTGGCTGAATTGCTGGCCACTTATGAAAATACCAGCCGTGGTTATCTG GTCATGGCTTACAAGAGGAAGTTGCAGAATTCAGACACGGTTGGGTTAAGCTAA